Proteins encoded in a region of the Candidatus Zixiibacteriota bacterium genome:
- a CDS encoding Glu/Leu/Phe/Val dehydrogenase: MKSDSFNAFAMAQQQFDKAADFLNLDEGTRGLLREPLREYHFSIPVHMDDGKVKIFRGFRVQHNDARGPSKGGIRFHPHETVDTVRALAMWMTWKCSVVNIPLGGGKGGVICDPHNLSQREQEQICRGWIRQLWRNVGPLADVPAPDVMTNAQHMLWMLDEYEHITGEKSPGLITGKPVGMGGSLGRTEATGYGVIYTVREALKELNMKPENTTAAFQGFGNVSQYALQLYQRMGGKPICVSCWDQKDQISYTYRKMSGITFEELIGITDRFGGVDKTKAKDLGYEILPGDAWIEQDVDILVPAAIENQVTAETVKKVSKKVRIVAEGANGPTTPEADKVLESRGIFLIPDFLANAGGVTCSYFEQVQSNMNYYWEKDEVLGKLDVKMTSAFSDVCDLAKKKKLYMRDAAYMIAVSRVAQACRDRGWV, encoded by the coding sequence CAGTTTGACAAAGCGGCTGACTTCCTGAACCTCGACGAAGGCACGCGCGGCCTGCTCAGAGAACCGCTGCGCGAGTATCATTTCAGCATCCCGGTGCACATGGATGACGGCAAGGTCAAAATCTTCCGCGGCTTCCGTGTCCAGCACAACGATGCGCGCGGACCCAGCAAAGGCGGGATTCGCTTCCACCCCCACGAGACCGTCGACACCGTCCGCGCTCTGGCGATGTGGATGACCTGGAAATGCTCGGTCGTTAATATCCCGCTCGGTGGCGGTAAGGGCGGCGTGATCTGTGATCCGCATAACCTCAGCCAGCGCGAACAAGAACAAATCTGCCGCGGCTGGATTCGTCAATTGTGGCGTAATGTCGGTCCGCTGGCCGACGTGCCTGCTCCCGATGTCATGACGAACGCCCAGCACATGCTGTGGATGCTTGATGAATACGAACACATCACCGGCGAAAAGAGCCCCGGTCTGATTACCGGCAAGCCGGTCGGCATGGGCGGCTCACTCGGACGTACCGAAGCCACTGGCTATGGCGTCATCTACACCGTCCGCGAAGCCCTTAAGGAGCTGAACATGAAGCCGGAGAATACTACGGCGGCATTCCAGGGCTTCGGCAATGTTTCCCAGTACGCTCTTCAGCTCTACCAGCGTATGGGCGGTAAGCCGATCTGCGTCTCCTGTTGGGATCAGAAAGACCAGATCTCGTACACGTATCGCAAGATGTCGGGTATCACCTTCGAGGAACTGATCGGTATCACCGACCGCTTCGGCGGCGTCGACAAGACCAAGGCGAAAGACCTCGGCTACGAGATATTGCCGGGTGATGCCTGGATTGAGCAGGATGTTGATATCCTCGTACCCGCGGCGATCGAGAACCAGGTAACCGCCGAAACCGTCAAGAAAGTGTCGAAGAAGGTGCGGATTGTAGCCGAAGGCGCCAATGGCCCGACTACGCCGGAAGCCGACAAGGTGTTGGAATCGCGCGGTATCTTCCTGATCCCCGACTTCCTCGCCAACGCCGGCGGTGTAACCTGCAGCTACTTTGAACAGGTGCAGAGCAACATGAACTACTACTGGGAGAAGGATGAGGTCCTTGGCAAGCTCGACGTCAAGATGACCTCGGCATTCTCCGATGTCTGCGATCTGGCCAAGAAGAAGAAACTCTATATGCGCGACGCGGCCTATATGATTGCTGTCAGTCGCGTGGCCCAAGCCTGCCGCGACCGCGGTTGGGTGTAA